The Vicia villosa cultivar HV-30 ecotype Madison, WI linkage group LG1, Vvil1.0, whole genome shotgun sequence genome includes a region encoding these proteins:
- the LOC131645138 gene encoding uncharacterized protein C26H5.07c-like isoform X2 — MLFASSLLFLPLFLIFISSILFTSFASIHIYNHEPFQDVGNAFLLSGGSEGIAASLTAVTHPDSIHDGRSYIRFENITFRRRKYEAKARGTVPVHIIIFEAADRDDIGGSVYGGQRAICCTRDLAKMGGCKQGEVIRRASATDINWPVIVDVYFEGKSRIASLDSKEVPITKTGMYNLFFVACDPKLKEIVMTGKTIWKNPDGFLPGRMAPLKKFYVYMALAYIFLGLIWLLQYVRFWDDVLQLQHCISAVIALGLFEMILWYSEYANFNNTGVRPIMVTTWVVTIGAIRKTIARLLILSVSMGYGVVRPTLGGLTSKVLLLGITYLLASELLNITEYVGTINDVSGRARLILVLPDAFLDAFLILWIFTSLSKTLEQLQAKRSSVKLDIYRKFSNALLVTVISSVVWIGYEVLDLFLCISYFLQVVK; from the exons ATGTTGTTCGCATCTTCACTCCTATTTTTACCTTTATTCTTAATATTTATATCTTCCATTCTATTTACCTCTTTCGCATCCATTCATATCTATAATCATGAACCGTTTCAAGATGTCGGTAATGCTTTTCTCCTCTCCGGTGGCAGCGAAGGCATCGCCGCCTCACTCACCGCCGTTACACATCCTGATTCCATCCATGATGGACGTTCTTACATTCG ATTTGAGAATATAACCTTTAGGAGAAGAAAATATGAAGCCAAGGCGCGTGGTACAGTGCCAGTACACATTATTATTTTTGAGGCTGCTGACCGTGATGATATAGGCGGTTCTGTTTATGGCGGACAACGAGCAATCTGTTGCACCCGTGATTTAGCAAAGATGGGAGGTTGTAAGCAAGGAGAGGTTATCAGGAGAGCTTCTGCAACGGATATTAATTGGCCAGTCATTGTAGATGTTTATTTCGAGGGGAAATCCCGAATCGCTAGTTTAGATTCTAAAGAAGTTCCTATCACAAAGACTGGAATGTATAATTTGTTTTTTGTAGCTTGTGACCCCAAGCTCAAGGAAATTGTAATGACTGGGAAGACAATCTGGAAAAACCCTGATGGGTTCTTACCTGGTAGAATGGCTCCATTAAAGAAGTTCTATGTATATATGGCACTGGCTTATATCTTCCTTGGGCTAATTTGGCTCCTTCAGTATGTGAGGTTTTGGGATGATGTACTGCAACTTCAGCACTGTATCTCAGCTGTCATTGCTCTTGGATTGTTTGAGATGATTCTCTGGTATTCTGAGTACGCCAATTTCAACAATACTGGAGTCAGGCCTATTATGGTCACAACATGGGTTGTTACAATTGGAGCTATAAGAAAAACGATAGCAAGGCTTCTCATTCTCTCTGTTTCCATGGGTTATGGTGTTGTGCGGCCCACTCTTGGCGGTCTTACATCAAAGGTCCTTTTACTTGGAATAACTTACTTACTTGCCTCAGAGTTGCTGAATATTACTGAATATGTGGGGACCATTAATGATGTATCAGGAAGGGCAAGGCTCATTCTAGTTCTTCCTGATGCTTTCTTGGATGCATTTTTGATTTTATGGATTTTTACTTCTCTGTCAAAAACACTGGAACAGTTACAG GCAAAACGGAGTTCTGTTAAGTTGGATATATACAGGAAATTCTCAAATGCACTACTAGTAACGGTGATCTCCTCAGTTGTTTGGATAGGTTATGAG GTACTGGACCTATTCCTTTGTATTTCCTATTTCTTACAAGTGGTCAAGTAA
- the LOC131645138 gene encoding uncharacterized protein LOC131645138 isoform X1 produces MLFASSLLFLPLFLIFISSILFTSFASIHIYNHEPFQDVGNAFLLSGGSEGIAASLTAVTHPDSIHDGRSYIRFENITFRRRKYEAKARGTVPVHIIIFEAADRDDIGGSVYGGQRAICCTRDLAKMGGCKQGEVIRRASATDINWPVIVDVYFEGKSRIASLDSKEVPITKTGMYNLFFVACDPKLKEIVMTGKTIWKNPDGFLPGRMAPLKKFYVYMALAYIFLGLIWLLQYVRFWDDVLQLQHCISAVIALGLFEMILWYSEYANFNNTGVRPIMVTTWVVTIGAIRKTIARLLILSVSMGYGVVRPTLGGLTSKVLLLGITYLLASELLNITEYVGTINDVSGRARLILVLPDAFLDAFLILWIFTSLSKTLEQLQAKRSSVKLDIYRKFSNALLVTVISSVVWIGYEVYFKATDPFNERWQTAWIITAFWDVLAFALLCVICYLWAPSQSSQRYAYSEEVGEESDDEEALSLTKGKQEGQGEISLVRQEKNARNDASSDEDDESDEDKRE; encoded by the exons ATGTTGTTCGCATCTTCACTCCTATTTTTACCTTTATTCTTAATATTTATATCTTCCATTCTATTTACCTCTTTCGCATCCATTCATATCTATAATCATGAACCGTTTCAAGATGTCGGTAATGCTTTTCTCCTCTCCGGTGGCAGCGAAGGCATCGCCGCCTCACTCACCGCCGTTACACATCCTGATTCCATCCATGATGGACGTTCTTACATTCG ATTTGAGAATATAACCTTTAGGAGAAGAAAATATGAAGCCAAGGCGCGTGGTACAGTGCCAGTACACATTATTATTTTTGAGGCTGCTGACCGTGATGATATAGGCGGTTCTGTTTATGGCGGACAACGAGCAATCTGTTGCACCCGTGATTTAGCAAAGATGGGAGGTTGTAAGCAAGGAGAGGTTATCAGGAGAGCTTCTGCAACGGATATTAATTGGCCAGTCATTGTAGATGTTTATTTCGAGGGGAAATCCCGAATCGCTAGTTTAGATTCTAAAGAAGTTCCTATCACAAAGACTGGAATGTATAATTTGTTTTTTGTAGCTTGTGACCCCAAGCTCAAGGAAATTGTAATGACTGGGAAGACAATCTGGAAAAACCCTGATGGGTTCTTACCTGGTAGAATGGCTCCATTAAAGAAGTTCTATGTATATATGGCACTGGCTTATATCTTCCTTGGGCTAATTTGGCTCCTTCAGTATGTGAGGTTTTGGGATGATGTACTGCAACTTCAGCACTGTATCTCAGCTGTCATTGCTCTTGGATTGTTTGAGATGATTCTCTGGTATTCTGAGTACGCCAATTTCAACAATACTGGAGTCAGGCCTATTATGGTCACAACATGGGTTGTTACAATTGGAGCTATAAGAAAAACGATAGCAAGGCTTCTCATTCTCTCTGTTTCCATGGGTTATGGTGTTGTGCGGCCCACTCTTGGCGGTCTTACATCAAAGGTCCTTTTACTTGGAATAACTTACTTACTTGCCTCAGAGTTGCTGAATATTACTGAATATGTGGGGACCATTAATGATGTATCAGGAAGGGCAAGGCTCATTCTAGTTCTTCCTGATGCTTTCTTGGATGCATTTTTGATTTTATGGATTTTTACTTCTCTGTCAAAAACACTGGAACAGTTACAG GCAAAACGGAGTTCTGTTAAGTTGGATATATACAGGAAATTCTCAAATGCACTACTAGTAACGGTGATCTCCTCAGTTGTTTGGATAGGTTATGAG GTTTATTTCAAAGCAACGGATCCATTTAATGAACGCTGGCAGACTGCTTGGATCATCACTGCATTCTGGGATGTTCTTGCATTTGCACTACTCTGTGTAATATGTTATCTCTGGGCGCCTTCCCAGAGCTCTCAAAG GTATGCATACTCAGAGGAAGTAGGAGAAGAATCTGATGATGAAGAAGCTCTGTCTCTAACTAAGGGAAAGCAAGAAGGTCAAGGAGAAATAAGTTTGGTCAGGCAAGAGAAGAATGCCCGAAATGATGCATCTTCTGATGAAGACGACGAATCAGATGAGGATAAAAGGGAGTGA